One Dioscorea cayenensis subsp. rotundata cultivar TDr96_F1 chromosome 19, TDr96_F1_v2_PseudoChromosome.rev07_lg8_w22 25.fasta, whole genome shotgun sequence genomic window, TCTTGGTTTGAGGTTTTAGAGTAGAAAAGATCGTTTCTTTAGTGGCATTGGCAGAGGCTTTGATGtttagtagattttttttttcaggaatGGGAGTCAAAACTCATTCTTTTTCTGTTGATTGATTGTTTTTGGATGAAAGTTTGTTCTTTTACGTTTCAGGCATCGTAGTTGAATCTTGGGGTTCTTGTTGATTTATtggatgttttcttttagaggAAAAAGGTTCTTTACGTTTAGTTGATACATTTTAGGTATCTTATTCAAATTCGTGGACCTTTCGCTGATTTGTTGGATGCGTGATAGCGAAAAGattcttcattttcaattgaTAAATTTCATGAATCACTGTCAAATAATGAACCTCTTGCTAATTTCTTGGATGTTGTACCGGCAAGCAATTGttctttatataaataattaaatatgtgttTGTGGATGTTCTTGATGTTCTGTAAATGTGTTGCATGAACCATATTCAAATATTGGGCCTCTTGATGAATTTTTGGATGCTGTAAAGGACATGATTGCTTCTCATGAGCTTTAGTAGTATTAATTGTAATCAATTCTTGGGTCTCTTTCTGAATGGTTGGAGTTTTAGAGGAAGCATTGTTGTAGGTTCTTGGTGTTTAGTAGATGCATTCTATGAGTTATAGCCAACTATCGAGCCTCTTTCTGAATGGTCAGAGTTTTAGAGGAAGGATCTCATTGATTCTTGATATTTCGTAGATACATTTCATGAATTTAGTCAATCCTCAGGCCTCTTTCTGAATGGTTGGAGTTTTAGAAGTGTAGGTTCTTGATGTTAGTGATAAAGTCCATGAGTCATGATTAAATCATTAAACCTTTGCCCTCTTGCTGATGCTTTACATGAAAAGATTGTTATTTATGACCATTGGTAGAGGTTCTTGATGTTAATGGATACATTTCGTGAATCATTTCATGAGTCACTGTTTAGTAGATGGTTTATATCATAGATTAAAGCTGTGGACAGATTATATCAATTTTAACTCTGATGTGCGCATGTGCGTGTGGATTTCTTTGCAGAAGACAGTATAGTGTTGCTAAGTGGTAGTGAAGCTTGTCCAACCAAAATCTTTGTGGGagtcatttaattaaaaaggctTGCATgagcttgttttattttttctgattCGTAAAATTATGAGTTGAATTCCACATAATTATCCCTATCTTGGTATAATGCGCTAATTCTTTTGCAGGGGTTTAATCAGGGTCGTTCCCTTGTTTTGAAAGCCCAGGCTCAGAAGGTATTTTCTGACTTCATGCAGATTGTAGTTAGAttcatcaaaagaagaaaatactgttttcatggaaataaaaaattttggtaACTGTTTGATTGGGCCATTTACTTTTTAGGCTGTGGAGAGTATGAATTCCTCCCCCAAGTCATCAACCAAACCAGAAACTCCATTATCAACTGGTGATAATGCTGAGGGAGTGGAGAAATCCGCTGGCCAAGCTGCTGTTTCTGAATCCACCATATCAGCATTCATGGCTGAAGTCGCAGATCTTGTTAAGTAAGAATTTTCTCTTTTGCTTgcaattacaatttttttcctcTGTCACATTGTGGAATAAAAAAGAGCTTATAAATATACGTATGTCATGGAAAAGAATAATGATTTATTATGTCATCCCTTGAATAGAAATCCTtaaaatcagaaattaactTCTGCCCATCAATTGAATGATGAATATATTACTCCAGAATTTTAGGTCATAAGAAGTACATGATATATACAAATGCTTGAATTGTTTAGTTTCATATTGTTGCGTACTTAAACAAGGGTTTATATGAACTACATGTTGATGACTTCTTGTTTTGCTATTTAACTCTTGAGTAGGCTCGTGGATTCAAGAGACATAACTGAATTGCAGCTAAAACAGAACGATTGTGAGCTTATAATCAGGAAGAAAGAAGCATTGCCACAGCCACCCCCTTCACCTTACCTAATGATGCAACCTCCACCACAAGCTAGCATTCCCTCCCAACCTCCATTGCCACAATATCCTCCAGGACCCACTCCATCAGCTCCTGCCCCTGCACTTCCTCCCCCTGCAAAGACGAGCAGTTCATCACTTCCTTCTCTCAAATGCCCCATGGCTGGAAACTTTTACCGATCTCCTGCACCTGGCGAGCCACCCTTTGTCAAGGTTTTTGTCTTCCTAGACTTCCTGTCCTTCCCAACATTTATCATCTATGATCATCAAATTGATTTACATGTTTCTGTTTGTATTTAGGTTGGAGATAAGGTCAAAAAAGGACAAGTTGTTTGTATCATCGAGGCCATGAAATTGATGAATGAAATCGAGGTAAGTACCATTTGTTCCACTCCCTCATACTTCTTGATGCTGTTATATCAACTATAACATCTTTGCTTTACTTCTAAGAAAATGACTCTCCCCTTCTTAGCCGTGTACAGTAAAAGGCAGGAATATATCATTACATCGAACCtcttatttatgtatgtatttatttatttatggggATTGGTAATAACATCATTCATCTTTTCTTTGCATGCCAGGCTGATCAATCCGGGACAATAGTTGAGATAATCGCGGAGGATGGAAAACCAGTCAGTGTGGACATGGTGTTTATCTTTCCTTTTCTCatccattttcattttgatgaTACTTCATTAAACCTCGTCTTACTTCTTTTTTgtcatttgttttcattgcagCCTTTGCTCGTAATCCAGCCTTGAAATCGAAAGCTTAGGACTGTAGAATGTACTCTGAGACTGTTTCTTCATGAAGATTATGGTTCTTGATTGAAATATTATAAAGATTAAGTATTTCTTAGCATTAGTTCCACCATATTTCTTTGCAAGAATAAACCATAATAGAAGTGAGTGCATGGAGCAATAAACATGTCATGTGAAAGCCGTTATGAGTTACCTCCCAGTTTGTGTCTTCTATGAAAACCATTATAAAGactcaaaagttttttttttttttcctacattTTACTTCCAACATTTCTGTCTGAGTTTAGAATTTTCAGTAAAATTTGTTGATAGAATTGTGGTCTGTAATGGAATAAACAGTGATGTTTAGTATTAAGTGCAGGATTTTCTTTTGCCGTCCATTGTATATGTgcagatatatacatatatatatatatatatatatattccatcaTAAGCATGTGGAAGTACACAAGCAGTAATTATGAAAGTTTTGAGGTTTTGTGATTATGATGAAATAATCAAACACACAAAGGAttgaagatgaaaaatctaCAGAAAATACGAAAATAAGTAATTATGCTGTTTTATTGATAATCATATCTTGATCTATTCTTGAAGCTTTCTAAGAAATTGATTGCTTTGAATCAGAGAGAGATTTACAGTAGTGCATTTgatatgattaaatattatgGAGTTGCAAGTAGTTTCTTGAACCACTGAACTGAATCCTTTGGATATCTCTTGAGGTTGTCTTTGTAGTCCACAAAGTACAATCCAAATCTTGAAGTGTAACCTGCTGCCCACTCCCAATTGTCCAAAAGAGACCATACAAAGTATCCGCGAACATCGCAACCGTCTTCCCTGCATAATTTTTCAAACAAGAGCTCAAATTCTTCACAAGAACATAAATTAtgaattgcaatttttttttttattactgcaTTAGAATTTTTAGCTCATCTTTAATTAACTTTCCTTGCATTTGAACAGTTTTATACAGTAATTGCAGCAAGTCAGTGTATGGATGAAATGTTTTCACAGTTAATATGCAAAAGTATTATATACATTCAATGGTTAATCTGATGAAGTGTTTCAGAATTTTAAGTACAAAAGAAATCTGTGTATGAAGTTATTATACCTTATAGCAGCAGATAAGTTCCCAAGATAGTCATTGTGGTATTTGATTCTCTTTTCATCTTTCAATGCATCTTTGATGGAAATCAATGGGTTGTTTGGATCATCCATTCCTTTATATTATCACCAAACTCCAGAGTTTTATCTTCAGATCataattaatagaaatatataagaaaaagaaaaaggatttctTACCATTTTCAGTGATGATAACCGGTGGATTACCGTACTTAGTTTTGATGTAGTTCATTAAACTTCTCATTCCACTTGGTACGATATACAACCATATCGATGATGCCTGCGTTTTCGATAATGCTCTATCAGAATTAGCTCAACATTAATAGAATGTTAAAATGaattttggttattttcttttgatgatgttaccctgtctccaattgtattgaaACCTTTGAATGCTGCAAAAGCCAAACAATGTATCAACTTCTACAAAACTTATCAGTGTTTCAGAAATGTCACTATTCTGCAGAATAGAAACAAACAGATTTACTGAACTTACGGAGGGTGATGGCGCCGGAGTCAGCGAGAGCATCATTGAACAGAAGACCAACAATATTTGTCACATTGGGTTGTGCATAATATGTTGTGTAGTGATTTATGCCGACGAAATCCAAGGATCCCTTGATCAAAAGCTGCTTCAGAGGCCGAAAACTTCGGCAATCTATTTCCAACTCTTTTTCTCATTGAACTTGGATAATCTCCGAAAAATAATGGATCCATAAACCTATGAATtgaatcaagtaaaaaaaaaaaaagtaaagaaatcaTCAATCAATGAAACAGAAAAGAGTATTGATTGATTGTACACCATCCAAACTGAAAATCTTGTGCTCTTTGTGTTGCAGCAATGTCTTGTGGTGAGTTTGTCATTGGTTCAAACCACATAACATCAAATGATATCCCAATAATTCCATTCTGTGCTGCCTGAGTCATCGATAAAATTCATTAAACTTCAACAGCAAAAATTGCAGTCTAtgacaatatttttttgatttgttgAAAATcaccttatatttttttctgtaAATATCAGCAGCAGTTGCATGAGCAATAAGAACATGATGAGCAACAATGTAAGGTTCAGTCGCCGAATTCCCTGCCTCTACAAAAGAGCCGTAGCAGAATGGAGCAACGACCGGGCGCTTGTAATCCGACATCAAAACCTTGGATAGCGAAAGTATGAGGTTCATTAAAACTAATCCAATACTTCACTCTGTCTCCAAACATCTTAAAGCATGTCTCTGCATAATTTGCGAAATCATTTCTGCAAATGATCGATAAGACCAAAACACATATTACTCTGCAATTCAACACTAATTCCTCAAactttttttaaggaaaaaaagcaTGATAAGACAAACAGAAGAAACACATTATCTGAGAACCAAGCCATCCATTGTACTTGTCTTCCAAAGCTTGAGGCAAATCCCAATGATAGAGTGTCACATATGGTTCAATTCCTGCAAATTATCGACATTAAAAAGTTCGCCTTCATCTTGAAAAACATTTGatcaaatgaaatcatcatTAATAACACACCTTTGGCTAACAATGCATTGATAACTCTATTATAGTGATCAACTCCCAGCTTGATTTACTGTTCCAGTGCCATCTACACAAAcaatggagggaaaaaaattcatgaaaactTTCATATCCAAATATACTTCATCAGAATTAGCAGAGCTCTTACTCGGAAAAAGACGAGACCAAGCAATCGAAAACCGATAAGCATCCATTCCCATGTCTGCCATGAGTTGCACATCTTCCTGAACCAGAAATTACTGAAAAACATTAAACTTGATAATACAAACAAATTGagaatttcagaaaaaaaaatatattatttattcaaacCTCAAATCTGTGGTACTGATCAACAGCAACATCAGCATTACTAAAATCAATCACCTTGCCTGCAAAGGCAACTTTGCTTTACTTCTAATTTAAAGATTaactttctttaacattcaaaGAAATCAGAAATTTTTATCAAAGTTACCAAAAGTGTGAGCAAATGTATCCCAAACAGTAGGTCCTCTTCCATCTTCTTTCACTGCTCCCTCATACTGCaaacaaaatcacaataaaatagaaacaaatcCATCAATTGAATGTCAAAAGATTCAATCTGCATTGAATGGGTCAATAACCCAGCTTAATTTCAGGAAATGCCCATCAATCTTTGAACCTATCTCTAACAGaactttgatttgaaaaatcaacaaataatgatgaaatcaacaaccaaaaaaaataaaaaaaaaacaacaacaacaacaacaaaaaaatagaaataaataaacaaacaaacctgATAAGCTGAAGAAGCAGTGCCAAAGACAAACCCTTTGGGAAAACTCCCCCTACTCAATCCTTGGCTTGCCACCAAACATGCTTGAATTCCCCAGACAACAAATATAAACCCAAACAATCCTCTCCTGAACTCCATTTTCATGCAAACACTTTATGTTGGTAGAGAATctatatgcaatatatatatatatatatatatatatatagactaaaACTCTCCTTCACTCCAACTCACAGTGACATACAAcagatacacacacacaaaggaaCAAAGAGAACCATGTGCAATGCCAATCTATGCTACAACTCCCCTTCACTCCAACTCACattggcaaatatatatatatagagaaatgcACTCTGTATGTATagactaaatatatatatatatatagaaagagagagatacagggaataaagaaaaaggtaaattattaaattgctaataaatattgtatttgGCATTATGTGTTAAAGCTCATGGTGACTTTTTCTGTTTACTtacttttcattatatatatatatgtatatatatatatatatatatatatatatatatatttttgtactgTTTCGACCTAGGCTTttaatatgttgtttttttaagtttcaGAAGATCTTTTAAAAAGTCATTTCAGTAGTTTAGTCAGTCAGATTTTATATTCTGATTGAAACTTTTACGTAGGCTAGGTTCGTAGAAATGTTTTAAAAACAGCTCATGTTCTGCTACGACTCATTAAAGTTCTATTTTTCACTCACATGACTGCTTTTTCCACAAGTTCAAtacaaacattatttttaaccCGTAAGTCATTAACTTATAAAA contains:
- the LOC120250223 gene encoding LOW QUALITY PROTEIN: beta-glucosidase 6-like (The sequence of the model RefSeq protein was modified relative to this genomic sequence to represent the inferred CDS: deleted 3 bases in 3 codons), giving the protein MKMEFRRGLFGFIFVVWGIQACLVASQGLSRGSFPKGFVFGTASSAYQYEGAVKEDGRGPTVWDTFAHTFGKVIDFSNADVAVDQYHRFEEDVQLMADMGMDAYRFSIAWSRLFPNGTGTVNQAGVDHYNRVINALLAKGIEPYVTLYHWDLPQALEDKYNGWLGSQIINDFANYAETCFKMFGDRVKYWISFNEPHTFAIQGFDVGLQAPGRCSILLRLFCRAGNSATEPYIVAHHVLIAHATAADIYRKKYKAAQNGIIGISFDVMWFEPMTNSPQDIAATQRAQDFQFGWFMDPLFFGDYPSSMRKRVGNRLPKFSASEAALIKGSLDFVGINHYTTYYAQPNVTNIVGLLFNDALADSGAITLPFKGFNTIGDRASSIWLYIVPSGMRSLMNYIKTKYGNPPVIITENGMDDPNNPLISIKDALKDEKRIKYHNDYLGNLSAAIREDGCDVRGYFVWSLLDNWEWAAGYTSRFGLYFVDYKDNLKRYPKDSVQWFKKLLATP